In Lemur catta isolate mLemCat1 chromosome 18, mLemCat1.pri, whole genome shotgun sequence, a genomic segment contains:
- the QARS1 gene encoding glutamine--tRNA ligase encodes MQTCRLDPKFLSVSGVPAMASLDSLSLFTGLGLSEHKARETLKNTALSAQLREAAIQAQQTLGSTIDKATGTLLYGLASRLRDTRRLSFLVSYIASKKIHTESQLSAALEYVRSHPLDPIDLVDFEQECGVGVMVTPEQIEEAVEATINRHRPQLLVERYHFNMGLLMGEARAVLKWADGKMIKHEVDMQVLHLLGPKTESDLEKKPKVAKARLQETDRRIAKDVMENGEAAGQTLSLMEQLRGEALKFHKPGENYKTPGYVTTPHTMDLLKQHMEITGGQVRTRFPPEPNGILHIGHAKAINFNFGYAKANNGICFLRFDDTNPEKEEAKFFTAIYDMVTWLGYTPYKVTYASDYFDQLYAWAVELIHRGQAYVCHQRGEELKGHNPLPSPWRDRPMEESLLLFEAMRKGKFSEGEATLRMKLVMEDGKMDPVAYRVKYTPHHRTGDSWCIYPTYDYTHCLCDSIEHVTHSLCTKEFQARRSSYFWLCNALDVYCPVQWEYGRLNLHYAVVSKRKILQLVAAGAVRDWDDPRLFTLTALRRRGFPPEAINNFCARVGVTVAQTTMEPHLLEACVRDILNDTAPRAMAVLESLQVIITNFPAAKSLDIQVPNFPADETKGFHQVPFAPIVFIERTDFKEEPEPGFKRLAWGQPVGLRHTGYVIELQHVVKGPSGCVESLEVTCRRADAGEKPKAFIHWVSQPLTCEIRLYERLFQHKNPEDPVEVPGGFLSDLNPASLQVVEAALVDRSVALAQPFDKFQFERLGYFSVDPDSRQGQLVFNRTVTLKEDPGKV; translated from the exons ATGCAGACGTGCAGGTTAGACCCAAAGTTTCTTTCGGTTTCCGGCGTCCCTGCGATGGCGTCTCTGGACTCCCTGTCGCTCTTCACCGGCCTCGGCCTGAGCGAGCACAAGGCCCGCGAGACGCTCAAGAACACGGCTCTGAGCGCTCAGCTGCGCGAGGCGGCAATCCAG GCGCAGCAGACTTTGGGCTCCACCATCGATAAGGCTACCGGGACGCTGCTGTATGGCTTGGCCTCCCGACTCAGAGATACCCGGCGTCTCTCTTTCCTTGTGAGCTACATAGCCAGTAAGAAGATCCACACTGAGTCCCAGCTGAGTG CTGCCCTCGAATATGTGCGGAGTCACCCCCTGGACCCCATCGACCTTGTGGACTTTGAGCAGGAATGTGGTGTGGGTGTCATGGTGACCCCAGAGCAGATTGAAGAGGCT GTGGAGGCCACCATAAATAGGCACCGGCCCCAGCTCTTGGTGGAGCGTTACCATTTCAACATGGGGTTGCTGATGG GAGAGGCTCGGGCTGTGCTCAAGTGGGCAGATGGCAAAATGATCAAGCACGAAGTGGACATGCAG GTCCTCCACCTTCTGGGTCCCAAGACGGAGTCTGATCTAGAGAAGAAGCCCAAG GTGGCAAAGGCTCGGCTACAAGAAACAGACCGGAGGATAGCAAAAGATGTGATGGAGAACG GCGAGGCTGCTGGCCAGACACTGTCTCTGATGGAGCAGCTCCGGGGAGAGGCCCTTAAGTTCCACAAGCCTG GTGAGAACTACAAGACCCCAGGCTATGTGACCACTCCACACACTATGGATCTACTGAAGCAGCACATGGAGATCACTGGAGGGCAG GTTCGTACCCGGTTCCCACCAGAACCCAATGGAATCCTGCACATTGGACATGCCAAAGCCATCAATTTCAACTTTGGCTATGCCAAG GCTAACAATGGTATCTGTTTTCTGCGTTTTGATGACACCAACCCTGAGAAGGAGGAAGCAAAGTTTTTCACTGCCATCTATGACATGGTGACCTGGCTGG GTTACACACCTTACAAGGTGACATATGCCTCTGACTATTTTGACCAGCTGTATGCATGGGCTGTGGAGCTCATCCACAG GGGTCAGGCTTATGTATGCCACCAGAGAGGAGAGGAGCTCAAAGGCCACAACCCTCTGCCTTCGCCCTGGAGGGACCGTCCCATGGAGGAGTCGTTGCTGCTCTTTGAG GCAATGCGCAAGGGCAAGTTTTCAGAGGGTGAGGCCACGCTGCGGATGAAACTGGTAATGGAAGATGGCAAGATGGACCCTGTGGCCTATCGAGTCAAGTATACACCACACCACCGTACTGGGGACAGCTG GTGCATTTACCCCACCTATGACTATACACACTGCCTCTGTGACTCCATCGAGCATGTCACCCACTCACTCTGCACCAAGGAATTCCAGGCTCG ACGTTCTTCCTACTTCTGGCTGTGCAATGCACTGGATGTCTATTGCCCTGTGCAGTGGGAATATGGTCGCCTCAACCTGCACTATGCTGTTGTCTCTAAGAGGAAGATTCTCCAGCTTGTAGCAGCTGGTGCTGTGCG TGACTGGGACGACCCACGGCTCTTTACACTTACGGCCCTTCGACGGAGGGGCTTCCCCCCTGAGGCCATCAACAACTTCTGTGCTCGG GTGGGAGTGACAGTGGCACAGACCACGATGGAGCCACATCTTCTAGAAGCCTGTGTGCGTGATATACTGAATGACACAGCCCCACGGGCCATGGCTGTGCTAGAGTCACTACAGGTCATCATCACCAACTTTCCTGCTGCTAAG TCCTTAGACATCCAGGTGCCAAACTTCCCAGCTGATGAAACCAAGGGCTTCCATCAGGTTCCTTTTGCACCTATTGTCTTCATTGAGAGGACTGACTTCAAGGAG GAGCCAGAGCCAGGCTTTAAGCGCCTGGCTTGGGGCCAGCCTGTGGGCCTGAGGCATACAGGCTACGTCATTGAGCTGCAGCATGTTGTCAAG GGCCCCAGTGGCTGTGTAGAGAGTCTGGAGGTGACCTGTAGACGAGCAGATGCTGGAGAGAAGCCCAAGGCCTTTATTCACTGGGTGTCACAGCCTCTGACATGCGAAATTCGCCTCTATGAGCGACT ATTCCAGCACAAGAACCCTGAAGATCCTGTTGAGGTACCTGGTGGATTCTTAAGTGACCTGAACCCG GCATCACTACAAGTGGTGGAGGCAGCATTAGTGGACCGTTCTGTGGCTCTGGCACAACCCTTTGACAAGTTCCAGTTTGAGCGTCTTGGGTACTTCTCCGTGGATCCAGACAGCCGTCAGGGACAG CTTGTCTTCAACCGAACTGTCACACTGAAGGAAGACCCAGGAAAGGTGTGA